One Orrella dioscoreae genomic window carries:
- the gcvP gene encoding aminomethyl-transferring glycine dehydrogenase produces MPRVIDSDLDFTRRHIGPASGDQQAMLAAVGAASLDALVAEVVPPAIRLDAPLALPAGRSEADVLDELRGLAERNEVFRSYIGQGYYGTHTPNVVLRNVLENPAWYTAYTPYQPEISQGRLEALLNFQTMVADLTALDIANASLLDEGTAAAEAMALARRGARSKSPVFFVSRHCHPQTIEVVRTRAEGLGIEIVEGDESQGLPECFGVLLQYPNSLGGVADYRALAEQAHAQGAVVACATDLLALAVIAAPGEWGADIAIGSAQRFGVPFGFGGPHAGFMACRDALKRSMPGRLVGVSRDAQGRPALRLALQTREQHIRREKATSNICTAQVLLAVMAGLYAVWHGPAGLAGIARRVHGQAAALRAALVAAGHTVVNDTYFDTLCVETGARTASVLEAAASARINLRQVGATQVSLSLDETVTPADLAALAEVFGASLGELALADGLPGIPAGVARQSAILSHPVFSSVQSETDMLRYLRRLADKDLALDRTMIPLGSCTMKLNATAEMLPITWPGFAHIHPFAPASQTRGYAELIERLSAALCEITGYDAVSLQPNSGAQGEYAGLLAIRAYHRANGQSQRDICLIPSSAHGTNPASAQLVGMEVVVVASDAQGNVDIEDLKRRIAQSGDRVAALMITYPSTHGVFEEQVTQICELVHEAGGQVYLDGANMNAMVGIAKPGKFGSDVSHLNLHKTFCIPHGGGGPGVGPVAVRGHLAPYLPGAVGSDGWLAEHTPVGPVSAAPFGSAGILPIPYIYILLMGAEGLKRATEVAILNANYIATRLKDHFPVLYSGRNGRVAHECILDVRELKERTGISNEDIAKRLVDYGFHAPTMSFPVPGTLMVEPTESEGLLELDRFIDAMIAIREEIAQVERGERDREDNVLKNAPHTAQVLLADEWHHAYPRQQAAYPLATLRDNKYWPPVSRVDNAYGDRNLVCACLPMEAYADA; encoded by the coding sequence ATGCCCCGCGTCATCGATTCCGACCTCGACTTCACCCGCCGCCACATCGGCCCCGCCAGCGGCGACCAGCAGGCCATGCTGGCCGCCGTGGGTGCCGCCAGCCTGGATGCGCTGGTGGCCGAAGTCGTGCCGCCCGCCATCCGCCTGGACGCGCCGCTGGCGCTGCCTGCGGGCCGCAGCGAAGCCGACGTGCTGGACGAACTGCGCGGGCTGGCCGAGCGCAACGAGGTCTTCCGCAGCTATATCGGGCAAGGTTATTACGGCACGCATACGCCCAACGTGGTGCTGCGCAACGTGCTGGAGAACCCGGCCTGGTACACGGCCTACACGCCGTACCAACCCGAGATCTCGCAAGGCCGCCTGGAGGCCTTGCTGAACTTCCAGACGATGGTGGCCGACCTGACCGCCCTGGACATCGCCAATGCTTCCTTGCTGGACGAGGGCACGGCCGCTGCCGAAGCCATGGCGCTGGCGCGCCGCGGCGCGCGTTCCAAGAGCCCCGTGTTCTTCGTGTCGCGGCATTGCCATCCGCAGACCATCGAGGTCGTGCGCACCCGCGCCGAGGGCCTGGGCATCGAGATCGTGGAAGGCGACGAGTCGCAAGGCCTGCCCGAGTGCTTCGGCGTGCTGCTGCAATACCCGAACAGCCTGGGCGGCGTGGCCGACTATCGCGCGCTGGCCGAGCAGGCGCATGCGCAAGGCGCGGTCGTGGCCTGCGCCACGGACCTGCTGGCGCTGGCCGTCATTGCCGCGCCCGGCGAATGGGGCGCCGACATCGCCATCGGCTCGGCGCAACGCTTCGGCGTGCCTTTCGGTTTCGGCGGTCCGCACGCGGGCTTCATGGCCTGCCGCGACGCCCTGAAGCGCAGCATGCCCGGCCGGCTGGTCGGCGTCTCGCGCGATGCGCAGGGCCGGCCCGCGCTGCGCCTTGCGCTGCAGACGCGCGAACAGCACATCCGCCGCGAGAAGGCCACGTCCAACATCTGCACGGCGCAGGTGCTGCTGGCTGTCATGGCCGGCCTGTACGCCGTCTGGCACGGCCCCGCGGGCCTGGCCGGCATCGCGCGACGCGTGCATGGGCAGGCCGCCGCCTTGCGCGCCGCGCTGGTGGCTGCCGGCCACACGGTGGTCAATGACACCTATTTCGACACGCTGTGCGTGGAGACCGGCGCGCGCACGGCCAGCGTGCTGGAAGCCGCCGCCAGCGCGCGCATCAACCTGCGCCAGGTCGGCGCGACGCAAGTGTCGCTGTCGCTGGACGAAACCGTGACGCCGGCCGACCTGGCCGCGCTGGCGGAAGTGTTCGGCGCGTCGCTGGGCGAGCTGGCGCTGGCCGACGGCCTGCCCGGCATTCCCGCCGGCGTGGCGCGCCAGAGCGCCATCCTGTCGCATCCCGTGTTCTCCAGCGTGCAATCCGAAACGGACATGCTGCGCTACCTGCGCCGCCTGGCCGACAAGGACCTGGCGCTGGACCGCACCATGATCCCGCTGGGCTCGTGCACCATGAAGCTCAACGCCACGGCCGAGATGCTTCCGATCACCTGGCCCGGCTTCGCGCACATCCATCCCTTCGCGCCCGCCTCGCAGACCCGCGGCTATGCCGAGCTCATCGAGCGCCTGTCGGCCGCGCTGTGCGAGATCACCGGCTATGACGCCGTCAGCCTGCAGCCCAACTCCGGCGCTCAAGGCGAATATGCGGGCCTGCTGGCCATCCGGGCCTATCACCGCGCCAACGGCCAGTCGCAGCGCGACATCTGCCTGATCCCGTCCTCGGCGCATGGCACCAATCCGGCCTCGGCCCAGCTGGTGGGCATGGAGGTGGTGGTGGTGGCCTCGGACGCGCAAGGCAACGTCGACATCGAAGACCTGAAGCGGCGCATCGCCCAGTCCGGCGACCGCGTCGCGGCGCTGATGATCACCTATCCGTCCACGCACGGCGTGTTCGAAGAGCAGGTCACGCAGATCTGCGAACTGGTGCATGAGGCGGGCGGCCAGGTCTACCTGGACGGCGCCAACATGAACGCGATGGTCGGCATCGCCAAGCCGGGCAAGTTCGGCTCGGACGTGTCGCACCTGAACCTGCACAAGACCTTCTGCATTCCGCACGGCGGCGGCGGCCCGGGCGTCGGTCCCGTGGCGGTGCGCGGCCACCTGGCGCCCTATCTGCCGGGCGCGGTGGGCAGCGATGGCTGGCTGGCCGAGCACACGCCGGTGGGGCCCGTGTCGGCCGCGCCTTTCGGCTCGGCGGGCATCCTGCCGATTCCCTACATCTACATCCTGCTGATGGGGGCGGAAGGCCTGAAGCGCGCGACCGAGGTGGCGATCCTGAACGCCAACTACATCGCCACGCGCCTGAAGGATCATTTCCCCGTGCTCTACAGCGGCCGCAACGGACGCGTGGCGCACGAGTGCATCCTGGACGTGCGCGAGCTGAAGGAGCGTACCGGCATCAGCAACGAGGACATCGCCAAGCGCCTGGTGGATTACGGCTTCCACGCGCCGACCATGAGCTTCCCCGTGCCGGGCACGCTGATGGTCGAGCCGACCGAGTCGGAAGGCCTGCTGGAGCTGGATCGCTTCATCGACGCGATGATCGCGATCCGTGAAGAGATCGCCCAGGTCGAGCGCGGTGAGCGTGACCGCGAGGACAACGTGCTGAAGAACGCGCCGCACACCGCCCAGGTGCTGCTGGCCGACGAGTGGCATCACGCCTATCCGCGCCAGCAGGCGGCCTATCCCCTGGCCACGCTGCGCGACAACAAATACTGGCCGCCCGTCTCGCGCGTGGACAACGCCTATGGCGACCGTAACCTGGTGTGCGCGTGCCTGCCGATGGAGGCCTACGCGGACGCGTAA
- the gcvH gene encoding glycine cleavage system protein GcvH has product MSLPTDRKYAASHEWILPEGDLLVVGITDPAQEQLGDLVFVGDVNVGARLAAGQTAGVVESVKAASDIYAPVAGEIVAFNDSLQDDPAQINSAPYTAWIFKIKPDNAADTGALLDAAGYQAVVDAG; this is encoded by the coding sequence ATGTCCCTGCCCACCGATCGCAAATACGCCGCCTCGCACGAGTGGATCCTGCCCGAAGGCGACCTGCTGGTCGTCGGCATCACCGACCCCGCCCAGGAACAACTGGGTGACCTCGTCTTCGTGGGCGACGTCAACGTGGGCGCCCGCCTGGCTGCCGGCCAGACCGCCGGCGTCGTCGAGTCGGTGAAGGCCGCCTCGGACATCTATGCGCCGGTTGCCGGCGAGATCGTCGCCTTCAACGACTCGCTGCAGGACGACCCCGCCCAGATCAACAGCGCGCCCTACACGGCGTGGATCTTCAAGATCAAGCCCGACAACGCCGCCGACACCGGCGCGCTGCTGGATGCCGCCGGCTACCAGGCCGTCGTCGACGCGGGCTGA
- the gcvT gene encoding glycine cleavage system aminomethyltransferase GcvT translates to MSATLQHTPLADVHVAAGARMVDFGGWNMPLAYGSQIEEHHAVRREAGMFDVSHMLNIDVAGPQATDFLRHLLANDVARLTVPGKALYSCMLNPEGGVIDDLIVYFFAPDRWRVVVNAGTADKDVAWMRQVADTHPYGVTITPRRDLAMLAVQGPEARARVWAARPAWQAATENLGAFNGAQVAADTLVARTGYTGEDGFELVVPAADVATLWNDLVAQGVRPCGLGARDTLRLEAGMALYGQDMDESIMPAQAGLSWTVSLKDPEREFIGRDAVELNADPCVFLGLQLQERGVMRAHMAVRTAHGDGEITSGTMSPTLGVSIAMARLPVGAQPGELAEVDIRGKWVPARISGLPFVRHGKPVQHS, encoded by the coding sequence ATGTCCGCAACACTGCAACACACCCCCCTGGCCGACGTCCACGTCGCCGCTGGCGCCCGCATGGTCGACTTCGGCGGCTGGAACATGCCGCTCGCCTATGGCTCGCAGATCGAAGAGCACCACGCCGTGCGCCGCGAGGCCGGCATGTTCGATGTGTCCCACATGCTGAACATCGATGTCGCGGGCCCGCAGGCCACCGACTTCCTGCGCCACCTGCTGGCCAACGACGTTGCCCGCCTGACCGTGCCGGGCAAGGCGCTGTATTCCTGCATGCTGAATCCCGAGGGCGGGGTCATCGACGACCTGATCGTCTATTTCTTCGCGCCCGACCGCTGGCGCGTCGTCGTCAACGCCGGCACCGCCGACAAGGACGTGGCCTGGATGCGCCAGGTGGCCGACACCCATCCCTATGGCGTGACCATCACGCCGCGCCGCGACCTGGCCATGCTGGCCGTGCAAGGTCCCGAGGCCCGCGCCCGGGTGTGGGCAGCACGCCCCGCATGGCAGGCCGCCACCGAAAACCTGGGCGCCTTCAACGGCGCGCAGGTGGCTGCCGACACGCTGGTGGCCCGCACGGGCTACACCGGCGAGGACGGCTTCGAACTCGTGGTGCCCGCCGCCGACGTGGCCACGCTGTGGAACGACCTGGTCGCCCAGGGCGTGCGCCCTTGCGGCCTTGGCGCGCGCGACACGCTGCGCCTGGAAGCCGGCATGGCGCTCTATGGCCAGGACATGGACGAGTCCATCATGCCGGCCCAGGCAGGCCTGTCGTGGACGGTGTCGCTGAAGGACCCCGAGCGCGAATTCATCGGCCGCGACGCGGTCGAGCTCAATGCCGATCCCTGCGTCTTCCTGGGCCTGCAACTGCAGGAGCGCGGCGTCATGCGCGCGCACATGGCCGTGCGCACCGCGCACGGCGACGGCGAAATCACCAGCGGCACCATGTCGCCGACGCTGGGCGTGTCCATCGCCATGGCGCGCCTGCCGGTCGGCGCCCAGCCCGGCGAGCTGGCCGAGGTCGACATCCGCGGCAAGTGGGTGCCTGCGCGCATCAGCGGCTTGCCCTTCGTGCGCCACGGCAAGCCCGTCCAGCATTCCTGA
- a CDS encoding superoxide dismutase, with the protein MAYTLPKLQYAYDALEPHVDAETMEIHYTKHHQTYINNLNAALENAGVPEQSVEQLVAKLDSLPENIRGAVRNNGGGHANHTLFWTVMSPNGGGKPEGKLAAAIEAELGGFDAFKDAFTKAALTRFGSGWAWLSVDSAGKLKVESSANQDTPLMEGRTPVLGLDVWEHAYYLKYQNRRPEYIGAFFNVVDWKEVSRRYEEALAK; encoded by the coding sequence ATGGCCTACACCCTGCCCAAACTGCAGTACGCCTACGATGCCCTGGAGCCCCATGTCGACGCCGAGACCATGGAGATCCACTACACCAAGCATCACCAGACCTACATCAACAACCTGAACGCCGCGCTGGAAAACGCCGGCGTGCCGGAACAGTCGGTCGAGCAACTGGTTGCCAAGCTGGACAGCCTGCCCGAGAACATCCGCGGCGCCGTGCGCAACAACGGCGGCGGCCACGCCAACCACACGCTGTTCTGGACCGTCATGTCGCCCAACGGCGGCGGCAAGCCCGAAGGCAAGCTGGCCGCGGCCATCGAAGCCGAGCTGGGTGGCTTCGATGCCTTCAAGGATGCCTTCACCAAGGCCGCCCTGACGCGCTTCGGCAGCGGCTGGGCCTGGCTGAGCGTGGACTCGGCTGGCAAGCTGAAGGTGGAATCGTCCGCCAACCAGGACACCCCCCTGATGGAAGGCCGCACCCCCGTGCTGGGCCTGGACGTGTGGGAACACGCCTACTACCTGAAGTACCAGAACCGACGTCCCGAGTACATCGGCGCGTTCTTCAACGTGGTGGACTGGAAGGAAGTGTCCCGCCGCTACGAAGAGGCCCTGGCCAAGTAA
- a CDS encoding type II toxin-antitoxin system RelE/ParE family toxin, with translation MHTRKRLYWEGSSKKDFKAFPIEVQKDMGVALFVVQLGGAPPSVKPWRGLGPGVYELTDNHRGDTFRAVYTVRIGNAVHVLHAFQKKSKSGIATPQPDVVLIEQRLKAVTARNKTSGNK, from the coding sequence ATGCACACGCGGAAGCGGCTTTATTGGGAGGGCTCGTCGAAGAAAGACTTCAAGGCATTTCCCATTGAGGTCCAGAAGGATATGGGTGTAGCGCTATTTGTCGTCCAGTTGGGAGGAGCGCCTCCTTCGGTCAAGCCCTGGAGAGGTCTGGGTCCGGGTGTCTACGAGTTGACGGACAACCATCGCGGCGATACGTTCCGGGCCGTCTACACGGTGAGGATAGGGAACGCCGTGCATGTGCTTCATGCGTTTCAGAAGAAATCCAAATCCGGCATCGCCACGCCACAGCCTGATGTCGTACTGATCGAACAGCGGTTGAAAGCCGTCACTGCTCGCAACAAGACAAGTGGAAACAAATAG
- a CDS encoding helix-turn-helix domain-containing protein, which yields MTRNDFSPGTDNVLMDLGFDDAKALSAKAALAFKFNTLLDQRGLNQTEAASITGMSQPKVSQVRHYKLRNISLERLMQALVSLDQHVEIVVQPARRALAPGISVAA from the coding sequence ATGACTCGCAATGATTTCTCCCCCGGCACCGACAACGTATTGATGGACCTGGGCTTCGACGATGCCAAGGCGCTGTCCGCCAAGGCAGCGCTCGCGTTCAAGTTCAATACTTTGCTTGATCAGCGAGGGCTGAACCAAACGGAAGCGGCAAGCATCACCGGGATGTCCCAGCCCAAGGTGTCACAGGTCCGCCACTACAAGCTACGCAACATCTCCCTGGAGAGGCTGATGCAAGCACTGGTGTCGCTGGACCAACATGTCGAAATCGTGGTGCAGCCGGCGCGCAGAGCGTTGGCGCCAGGTATCAGCGTGGCGGCGTAA
- a CDS encoding BaiN/RdsA family NAD(P)/FAD-dependent oxidoreductase: MMCAAVAGQRGRRVVLIDHARRLAEKIRISGGGRCNFTNREVGPANFVSANPQFSRSALSGYSPQDFIGLVRRHGIAWHEKHRGQLFCDDSSEQIIEMLRQECNAGQVAWRMPCEVRGILQEPEGYALDTSAGAIRATRLVIATGGMAIPQLGATDFGLKIARQFGLKVIEPRPALVPLTFDAAQWAPFAGLSGMAMEARVRTGGKKSGGDFLEDLLFTHRGLSGPGILQISSYWQPGEPITLDLAPGQSLEADLLAAKQGGRQQVATALGALWPRRLADAWLPAMAGQLPPDFGATRLADAPDRALRALAAGIHGWAITPNGTAGYKKAEVMRGGVDTAGLNQKSMEARAVPGLHFIGETVDVTGWLGGYNFQWAWASGVACGKAV, from the coding sequence ATGATGTGTGCCGCCGTGGCCGGCCAGCGTGGCCGCCGCGTCGTGCTGATCGACCACGCCAGACGCCTGGCCGAGAAAATCCGCATTTCTGGCGGCGGGCGCTGCAACTTCACCAATCGCGAGGTCGGGCCGGCCAACTTCGTGTCGGCCAACCCGCAGTTCAGCCGCTCGGCGCTGTCGGGCTATTCCCCCCAGGACTTCATCGGCCTGGTGCGCCGCCACGGCATCGCCTGGCATGAAAAGCACCGCGGCCAGCTCTTCTGCGACGACAGCAGCGAGCAGATCATCGAGATGCTGCGCCAGGAGTGCAACGCGGGCCAGGTGGCCTGGCGCATGCCCTGCGAGGTGCGCGGCATCCTGCAGGAACCCGAAGGCTACGCGCTGGACACGTCGGCCGGCGCCATCCGTGCCACGCGCCTGGTGATCGCCACCGGCGGCATGGCGATCCCGCAGCTGGGCGCCACCGATTTCGGCCTGAAGATCGCCCGGCAGTTCGGCCTGAAGGTCATCGAACCACGTCCGGCGCTGGTGCCGCTGACTTTCGATGCCGCGCAGTGGGCGCCCTTCGCGGGCTTGTCCGGCATGGCGATGGAGGCGCGCGTGCGCACGGGCGGCAAGAAATCCGGCGGGGATTTCCTGGAAGACCTGCTTTTCACGCACCGCGGCCTGTCGGGACCGGGCATCCTGCAGATCTCCAGCTATTGGCAGCCTGGCGAACCCATCACGCTGGACCTGGCGCCGGGGCAGTCCCTGGAGGCCGACCTGCTGGCCGCCAAGCAGGGCGGCCGCCAGCAGGTGGCCACCGCGCTGGGCGCGCTGTGGCCGCGCCGGCTGGCCGACGCGTGGCTGCCGGCGATGGCCGGGCAACTGCCGCCGGACTTCGGCGCCACCCGCCTGGCGGATGCGCCCGACCGCGCCTTGCGCGCGCTGGCGGCGGGCATCCACGGCTGGGCGATCACGCCCAACGGCACCGCGGGCTACAAGAAAGCCGAAGTGATGCGCGGCGGCGTGGACACCGCGGGCTTGAACCAGAAGAGCATGGAGGCCCGCGCCGTGCCGGGGCTGCACTTCATCGGCGAGACGGTGGACGTCACCGGCTGGCTGGGGGGCTACAACTTCCAGTGGGCCTGGGCGTCGGGCGTGGCCTGCGGCAAGGCGGTCTGA